The following proteins come from a genomic window of Salminus brasiliensis chromosome 15, fSalBra1.hap2, whole genome shotgun sequence:
- the LOC140536188 gene encoding B-cell receptor CD22-like has translation MDKRDKCCLTKVSAMVSLRKSLTVSLLIPMFFSGVGAQDWGVYYYPNSICALKGSTVTMGCTYTYPTRYTVQNKFWTKSWPVGGSEPTGLSGDSQYIGDTQQDCSLRLKNITAQDKGVYYFRFLTDKGGKWQGKGGVDLSVTDLQVEVPERVIEGDNVTLICKTTCSLTVGTIFTWYRNGTPLSSRTDQLYLQSVSREDAGSYHCAVVGQKLSPEVTLNVLYGPKNITVSISPSGEIVEGNSVTLTCSSDANPPVQKYTWFKGTSLVATGETFTIKNISSENSGGYKCRSSNEQGEKYSDTVTLNVLYPPKNVSASISPSGEIVEGSSVNLTCSSDGNPSVQNYIWFKKVDKEVLQKWTNQIYSITNISSDDCGEYQCIATNTHGSRSSEYKSINVSYAPKNVLVSSSETLNGSMMTLTCSCDANPPVQNYTWFKEGEGSPVGSGHSYSAVQSGSYYCVAQNTYGSRIAAAKMVTLNVLYGPKIVSVSISPSGKIVEGSSVTLTCSSDGNPPVQNYTWFKETSLVATGETFTMTNISSVNSGGYKCRSSNEHGEKYSDTVTLNVLYPPKRVSVSISPSGEIVEGSSVTLTCSSDGNPPVQKYTWFKKVDKEVLQKWTNQIYSITNIRSADSGEYQCIANNTQGSRSSGYKSLAVLYGPKNVSVSISPSGEIVEGSSVTLTCSSDGNPPVEYNWFKGTSLVATGETFTMKNISSVNSGGYKCRSSNEHGEKSSDTVTLDVLYPPKSVSVSISPSGEIVEGSSVTLTCSSDGNPPVQKFTWFKKVDKEVVQKWTNQMYSITNIRSADSGEYQCMAANTQGSRSSEYKSLTVLYGPKSISVSISPSGEIVEGSSVTLTCSSDGNPPVQNYTWFKGTSLVATGETFTMKKLSSVNSGGYKCKSSNEHGEKSSDTVTLDVLYPQKSISVSITFSGETLEGSSVTLTCSCDANPPVQKYTWFKEGGSSSVGSGHSYSFTLDSKSSGWYYCEAQHEHGSKRSSAVPVTLQECSMVLCVGVAVGLCGIAAIMAVVFLTWNKKKKRKVEEHDHQNADPNAQDDTYTALHPMSRSSDDVYNTLATVDSRPADDVYTALDPQCRSPEYDTLATVRKQH, from the exons ATGGATAAAAGAGACAAATGTTGTTTAACCAAG GTTTCAGCCATGGTTTCACTCAGAAAGTCTCTGACTGTTTCTCTGCTGATTCCTATGTTCTTCTCAG GGGTTGGTGCTCAAGATTGGGGTGTGTATTACTACCCTAACTCTATCTGTGCTCTAAAGGGATCTACAGTGACCATGGGTTGCACTTACACATATCCAACTCGTTACACCGTCCAAAACAAATTCTGGACAAAATCCTGGCCTGTAGGTGGTTCAGAACCTACTGGACTGTCAGGTGATTCACAGTATATTGGAGATACTCAACAGGACTGCAGCCTCAGGCTGAAAAATATAACAGCACAGGACAAAGGTGTATACTACTTCAGATTTCTAACAGATAAAGGAGGAAAGTGGCAGGGTAAAGGCGGAGTAGATCTTTCAGTCACAG ATCTCCAGGTGGAGGTTcctgagagagtgatagagggaGATAACGTCACTCTCATATGTAAAACCACCTGCAGTCTGACTGTCGGAACAATATTTACTTGGTACAGAAATGGAACTCCTTTATCCTCTAGAACTGACCAACTCTACCTGCAGTCGGTCAGCAGGGAGGATGCAGGCAGCTATCACTGTGCTGTAGTGGGTCAGAAGCTCTCTCCTGAGGTCACTCTTAATGTCTTGT ATGGCCCAAAGAACATCAcagtgtccatcagtccctctggtgaaatagtggagggcaattcagtgactctgacctgcagcagtgatgcgaacccacctgtgcagaaaTACACCTGGTTTAAAGGAACATCATTAGTAGCAACAGGAGAGACCTTCACAATAAAGAACATCAGCTCTGAGAACAGTGGAGGATACAAATGTAGATCCAGTAATGAACAAGGAGAGAAATACTCTGATACTGTAACTCTGAATGTTCTGT ATCCTCCTAAGAATGTCTCAGCgtccatcagtccctctggtgaaatagtggagggcagttcagtgaatctaacctgcagcagtgatggaaacccaTCCGTGCAGAACTACATCTGGTTTAAGAAGGTGGATAAAGAAGTTCTGCAGAAATGGACCAATCAGATCTACAGCATCACAAACATCAGCTCTGATGATTGTGGAGAATATCAGTGCATTGCAACCAACACACATGGGTCTCGATCATCAGAGTACAAGTCAATAAATGTTTCAT ATGCTCCAAAGAATGTCTTGGTGTCCAGCAGTGAAACACTAAATGGCAGTATGAtgactctgacctgcagctGTGATgcaaacccacctgtgcagaactacacctggtttaaagaAGGTGAAGGCTCACCTGTAGGATCTGGACACAGTTACAGTGCTGTACAGAGTGGATCCTACTACTGTGTAGCTCAGAATACATATGGCTCTCGGATAGCAGCTGCAAAGATG GTCACTCTTAATGTCTTGT ATGGCCCAAAGATCgtctcagtgtccatcagtccctctggtaaaatagtggagggcagttcagtgactctgacctgcagcagtgatggaaacccacctgtgcagaactacacctggtttaaagaAACATCATTAGTAGCAACAGGAGAGACCTTCACAATGACAAATATCAGCTCTGTGAACAGTGGAGGATACAAGTGTAGATCCAGTAATGAACATGGAGAGAAATACTCTGATACTGTAACTCTGAATGTTCTGT atcctCCAAAGAGAgtctcagtgtccatcagtccctctggtgaaatagtggagggcagttcagtgactctgacctgcagcagtgatggaaacccacctgtgcagaaaTACACCTGGTTTAAGAAGGTGGATAAAGAAGTTCTGCAGAAATGGACCAATCAGATCTACAGCATCACAAACATCAGATCTGCAGATAGTGGAGAATATCAGTGCATTGCAAACAACACACAAGGGTCTCGATCATCAGGGTACAAGTCATTAGCTGTTCTAT ATGGCCCAAAGAATgtctcagtgtccatcagtccctctggtgaaatagtggagggcagttcagtgactctgacctgcagcagtgatggaaacccaCCTGTGGAATATAACTGGTTTAAAGGAACATCATTAGTAGCAACAGGGGAGACCTTCACAATGAAGAACATCAGCTCTGTGAACAGTGGAGGATACAAGTGTAGATCCAGTAATGAACATGGAGAGAAATCCTCTGATACTGTAACTCTGGATGTTCTGT aTCCTCCAAAGAGCgtctcagtgtccatcagtccctctggtgaaatagtggagggcagttcagtgactctgacctgcagcagtgatggaaacccacctgtgcagaaaTTCACCTGGTTTAAGAAGGTGGATAAAGAAGTTGTGCAGAAATGGACCAATCAGATGTACAGCATCACAAACATCAGATCTGCAGATAGTGGAGAATATCAGTGCATGGCAGCCAACACACAAGGGTCTCGATCATCAGAGTACAAGTCATTAACTGTTCTAT ATGGCCCAAAGAGCAtctcagtgtccatcagtccctctggtgaaatagtggagggcagttcagtgactctgacctgcagcagtgatggaaacccacctgtgcagaactacacctggtttaaaggAACATCATTAGTAGCAACAGGGGAGACCTTCACAATGAAGAAGCTCAGCTCTGTGAACAGTGGAGGATACAAGTGTAAATCCAGTAATGAACATGGAGAGAAATCCTCTGATACTGTAACTCTGGATGTTCTGT ATCCTCAAAAGAGCATCTCAGTGTCCATCACATTTTCTGGGGAAACACtggagggcagttcagtgactctgacctgcagctGTGATgcaaacccacctgtgcagaaaTACACCTGGTTTAAAGAAGGTGGAAGCTCATCTGTTGGATCTGGACACAGTTACAGCTTTACCCTGGACTCCAAAAGCAGTGGATGGTACTACTGTGAGGCTCAGCATGAACACGGATCTAAAAGATCATCTGCTGTACCCGTCACTTTACAAG AATGCTCCATGGTTCTGTGTGTGGGGGTCGCAGTCGGACTCTGTGGGATTGCAGCGATTATGGCTGTTGTTTTCTTGACGTG gaacaagaagaagaagagaaaggtgGAGGAACACGACCACCAG AACGCTGACCCTAATGCTCAGGATGACACGTACACGGCTCTTCACCCCATGTCCAGGTCCTCTGATGATGTGTACAACACACTTGCA ACTGTTGATTCCAGACCTGCTGATGATGTCTACACAGCTCTGGATCCTCAGTGCAGATCTCCTGAGTACGACACTCTAGCA actgtgagaaagcaaCACTGA